The following proteins come from a genomic window of Trifolium pratense cultivar HEN17-A07 linkage group LG4, ARS_RC_1.1, whole genome shotgun sequence:
- the LOC123920293 gene encoding mRNA cap guanine-N7 methyltransferase 1, with product MKRGYRKSPSSSLGPPQSKPRHNSEGDGNFLEDETTKNFARKVADHYSARSNQTLEEREASPIIHLKKLNNWIKSVLIQLYARRGDAVLDLACGKGGDLIKWDKAKIGYYVGIDIAEGSIKDCRTRYNGDADHHQRRKKFSFPARLLCGDCYEVRLDKVLADDAPFDICSCQFALHYSWSTEARARRALANVSALLRPGGIFIGTMPDANVIIKKLREAEGLTFGNSVYWIRFDEEYSDKKFKASDPFGIKYTFHLEDAVDCPEWIVPFHVFKSLAEEYDFELVFAKNSHEFVHEYMKRPEYVELMRRLGALGDGNQDQGTLSADEWDAAYMYMSFVLRKRGQPDKNQANGRKDRGLMHITEDDITFVNGNNY from the exons ATGAAACGAGGGTACCGAAAATCTCCTTCATCTTCACTCGGTCCACCTCAATCTAAACCTAGACATAATTCTGAAG GTGATGGAAATTTCCTGGAGGATGAAACCACAAAGAATTTTGCTCGGAAAGTAGCTGATCATTACAGTGCTAGATCGAACCAGACTCTCGAAGAACGAGAGGCTAGTCCGATAATTCATTTGAAGAAACTTAATAATtgg ATTAAGAGCGTCTTAATTCAGCTTTATGCTCGCCGAGGAGATGCAGTACTTGACCTTGCCTGTGGCAAG GGCGGTGATCTTATCAAATGGGACAAGGCCAAAATTGGTTATTATGTTGGTATTGACATTGCTGAAGGATCA ATCAAAGATTGCCGTACCCGTTACAATGGTGATGCTGATCATCATCAACGGCGTAAAAAGTTTTCATTTCCTGCTCGCCTCTTATGTGGAGATTGTTACGAG gttCGCTTGGACAAAGTTCTTGCGGATGATGCTCCTTTTGATATTTGTAGTTGTCAG TTTGCATTGCATTACTCCTGGTCTACAGAGGCACGTGCTCGGCGAGCATTGGCTAATGTGTCGGCTTTACTTCGTCCAGGAGGCATTTTTATTGGAACTATGCCAGATGCCAATGTGATTATCAAGAAGCTTAGAGAAG CTGAAGGGTTGACTTTTGGTAACAGTGTCTACTGGATTCGGTTTGACGAAGAATATTCTGATAAG AAATTCAAAGCTTCCGACCCCTTTGGAATAAAGTACACGTTCCATTTAGAG GATGCTGTTGATTGTCCTGAATGGATTGTACCCTTTCATGTATTCAAGTCATTAGCGGAAGAG TATGATTTTGAGCTTGTTTTTGCAAAAAACTCGCATGAATTTGTCCATGAGTATATGAAACGACCGGAATATGTGGAACTCATGCGAAGACTCGGTGCATTGGGGGATGGCAACCAAGATCAGG GTACACTATCAGCTGATGAATGGGATGCAGCATATATGTACATGTCATTTGTATTGAGAAAG CGAGGTCAACCTGACAAAAACCAAGCGAATGGCAGAAAAGATCGAGGATTGATGCATATAACAGAGGATGACATAACATTTGTTAATGGCAACAACTATTGA